In a single window of the Coregonus clupeaformis isolate EN_2021a chromosome 10, ASM2061545v1, whole genome shotgun sequence genome:
- the LOC121574847 gene encoding bromodomain and PHD finger-containing protein 3 isoform X2 — translation MRRLRRRGCRAGVVGLEMGRGRGRGRGRGKGSSVQLRPPSPYRLQLSPSRETLTYAQAQKMVEVDLDGRLHRINITDPLPVITEDEMMAQDIVECNSNKENSEQTQSRARPGRKPPNPKGRRRESKTSSHQSRRSGSQQHTQSHTNSSQHPSHQSPLPEPTFRVLDCPCPLDTPPLPVAYYRFVEKSGEEQDCEAEYDMDEEDLAWLEMVNQKRVSDGHASVSPDTFELLIDRLERESIMESRSQALSQSAMDEDAFCCVCLDDECLNSNVILFCDICNLAVHQECYGVPYIPEGQWLCRCCLQSPSRPVDCVLCPNRGGAFKQTSDGRWAHVVCAIWIPEVCFANTVFLEPVEGVKNIPSARWKLTCYLCKQKGRGASIQCHKANCYRAFHVSCAQKAGLFMKIDPVRETGVNGTTFSVKKTAFCENHSPVGSRRDGSGDEAVEGRLVGGRGNRGQRSYTQSPPAPPSKKTPKGQKKKGKKSLAGQTTRRAAVPVLLVPQIPSHRLNKICIGVAVQRKNQFMQRLHNYWLLKRQSRNGMPLIRRLHSHLQAQKTAEQREPDEKLSAAREELRYWQKLRQDLERARLLVELVRKRERLKREQMKLQQAALELKLTPALILLRSTLDQLQEKDTAQIFSQPVNLAEVPDYLEFISKPMDLSSMRAKLEAHAYCSTADLEGDFNLMVSNCLRYNSKETAFHRAALHLREVGGAVLRHAHRQAQTIGLDPSTGMHLPDSPNKQGFYQCTWEDVDSLLDPDNRLHLSTEEQLKALLDKLDMVASMRSSGGRTKRIRLLRREINTVTHKQQRSLSHNGKEEDEEEEEEGKKDNVENGPLTSASTPGKDDSPPTLEPSCPASSPLPGDAPPEPPVLGLVAAGRRSPGRSYKRQRSSLSGGKGLSDDDAEVGETATPCKQKEDSQKVSPLQTPSPPTNACPLVGVGRRTSVLFKKAKNGARLAKIRAAQLQYVGTNEGKTNGLDSSLTITNPPSESDLSTSTPPPTPSSPSSHRLRSRGPSSDSEGDKPLPLVKVEGKRGQIMMMTSRMCILVGFTNGLGKHQDDSSDLASNDQKHSAPPPPKRSRGKPALAKVPESQNGGSVQHPPSLCLCSGGSMLLPFDRDTELTPLDLVWAKCRGYPSYPAMVVDPDMPQEGLLHNGIPIPVPPGDVLKLGERRQKETGERHYLVLFFDTKRTWQWLPRDKLLQMGMDDTVDKLRLMEGKKPSVRKSVHTAYDRAMVHLNHVINHVKGNLSFNPSNFI, via the exons ATGAGGAGGCTGCGGAGGAGGGGATGCAGGGCAGGTGTAGTTGGCCTTGAGATGGGCAGGGGCCgaggcagggggagggggaggggcaaggGCTCCAGTGTTCAGCTGCGGCCGCCTTCCCCCTATAGACTGCAGCTATCTCCATCTAGAGAAACTTTGACCTATGCTCAGGCCCAGAAGATGGTGGAGGTGGACCTGGATGGAAGGCTTCACAGGATCAACATCACTGACCCTCTCCCAGTCATCACAGAGGATGAGATGATGGCTCAGGACATTGTTGAGTGCAACAGTAACAAAGAGAACAGCGAACAAACCCAGAGCAGAGCCAGACCAGGGCGTAAACCTCCCAACCCAAAGGGCCGCAGGAGGGAAAGCAAAACCTCATCTCACCAGAGCCGACGTTCTGGCAGTCAGCAGCACACTCAAAGCCACACCAATTCCTCCCAACACCCTTCCCACCAAAGCCCTCTCCCCGAGCCCACCTTCCGTGTGCTTGACTGCCCGTGTCCTTTAGACACACCTCCCCTCCCTGTGGCCTACTACCGTTTCGTAGAGAAGTCAGGGGAGGAGCAGGACTGTGAGGCAGAGTACGACATGGATGAGGAGGACCTGGCCTGGCTGGAGATGGTCAACCAGAAGAGGGTATCTGATGGCCACGCGTCCGTCTCCCCAGACACCTTTGAGCTGCTGATCGACCGTCTGGAGAGGGAGTCCATCATGGAGTCACGGAGCCAGGCCCTGTCCCAGAGTGCCATGGATGAGGACGCCTTCTGCTGCGTCTGCCTGGACGACGAGTGTCTCAACAGCAACGTCATCCTATTCTGTGACATCTGCAACCTGGCCGTCCACCAGGAGTGTTACGGCGTGCCGTACATCCCTGAGGGCCAGTGGCTGTGCCGCTGCTGTCTGCAGTCCCCCTCGCGCCCCGTGGACTGTGTGCTCTGCCCCAACCGGGGAGGTGCCTTCAAACAGACTAGTGATGGACGCTGGGCCCACGTTGTCTGTGCCATATGGATCCCAGAGGTGTGCTTTGCCAACACGGTATTCCTGGAGCCAGTGGAGGGGGTGAAGAACATCCCCTCAGCCCGCTGGAAGCTCACCTGCTACCTGTGCAAGCAGAAAGGCAGGGGCGCGTCCATCCAGTGCCACAAGGCCAACTGCTACCGGGCCTTCCATGTCAGCTGTGCCCAGAAAGCTGGCCTCTTCATGAAGATCGACCCGGTCCGGGAGACTGGGGTCAACGGAACCACCTTCTCTGTGAAGAAGACTGCCTTCTGTGAGAATCACTCCCCAGTCGGGTCACGGCGAGATGGGTCAGGTGATGAGGCGGTGGAGGGAAGGTTGGTAGGAGGCAGGGGGAACAGGGGTCAAAGGTCATACACTCAGAGCCCCCCGGCACCGCCCAGTAAAAAGACTCCCAAAGGCCAGAAGAAGAAAGGAAAGAAGAGCCTTGCTGGTCAGACGACCCGCCGTGCCGCTGTGCCTGTGCTGCTGGTGCCTCAGATCCCCTCTCACAG GCTGAACAAGATTTGCATTGGGGTTGCTGTCCAGAGGAAGAACCAGTTCATGCAGAGGCTTCACAACTACTGGCTGCTGAAACGTCAGTCCCGAAATGGCATGCCTCTCATCCGCCGCCTGCACTCCCATCTGCAGGCTCAGAAGACTGCTGAGCAG AGGGAGCCAGATGAGAAGCTTAGTGCGGCGAGGGAGGAGCTTCGTTACTGGCAGAAGTTGCGGCAGGACCTGGAGAGAGCCCGGCTCCTGGTGGAACTCgtccgcaagagagagagactaaagaGAGAGCAG atgaAACTTCAGCAGGCTGCTCTGGAGCTGAAGTTGACCCCTGCGTTAATACTGCTGCGTTCCACCCTGGACCAGCTTCAGGAGAAGGACACCGCACAGATCTTCTCTCAACCTGTCAATCTAGCAGAG GTGCCGGACTATCTGGAGTTCATCTCCAAGCCCATGGACTTATCCAGCATGCGTGCCAAACTGGAAGCCCATGCTTACTGCTCCACAGCCGACCTGGAGGGGGACTTTAACCTCATGGTGTCCAACTGCCTGAGGTACAACTCCAAGGAGACCGCGTTCCACCGAGCCGCCCTGCACCTACGGGAGGTGGGAGGAGCCGTCCTCCGCCACGCCCACAGACAGGCGCAGACCATCGGGTTGGACCCCAGCACGGGCATGCACCTCCCAGACTCTCCCAACAAGCAGGGCTTCTACCAATGCACCTGGGAGGACG TGGACTCCCTCCTGGATCCAGACAACAGGCTCCACCTATCCACAGAGGAGCAGCTGAAGGCTCTGCTGGATAAGCTGGACATGGTGGCATCCATGCGCTCCAGTGGAGGACGAACCAAACGCATCCGGCTGCTGCGTAGAGAGATCAACACGGTCACGCACAAACAGCAGCGCTCACTGTCGCACAATGggaaagaagaagatgaagaagaggaggaggagggaaagaagGACAATGTGGAGAACGGTCCTTTAACATCAGCCTCTACTCCGGGGAAAG ATGACTCTCCACCAACACTAGAGCCTTCATGCCCAGCGTCGTCCCCCCTGCCAGGCGATGCCCCACCTGAGCCACCTGTACTGGGCCTAGTGGCCGCAGGGCGAAGGTCACCAGGACGCTCTTACAAGCGGCAGAGATCCTCCCTGAGTGGGGGCAAAGGGCTGAGTGACGATGATGCTGAAGTTGGGGAGACAGCGACACCGTGCAAACAGAAGGAGGATTCTCAAAAGGTCTCTCCTTTACAGACTCCCAGTCCCCCCACTAACGCCTGTCCTTTGGTTGGAGTTGGCCGGCGCACATCTGTTCTGTTCAAGAAAGCTAAAAATGGAGCGAGACTGGCAAAGATCAGAGCAGCTCAGTTACAGTATGTAGGGACCAATGAGGGTAAAACCAATGGCTTGGACAGTTCCCTCACCATTACAAACCCTCCCAGTGAGAGTGACCTTtccacctccacccctccccccacACCCTCCTCACCGTCATCCCACCGCCTGAGGTCCAGAGGGCCCAGCTCTGACAGCGAGGGAGACAAGCCCCTCCCCCTCGTCAAAGTGGAAG GGAAGAGAGGGCAGATAATGATGATGACATCCAGAATGTGTATTCTAGTAGGCTTTACAAATGGGCTAGGAAAGCACCAAGATGACTCCTCAGACCTAGCATCCAACGACCAAAAACACAG TGCCCCCCCGCCACCCAAACGCAGCCGTGGTAAACCAGCTTTGGCTAAAGTCCCAGAGAGCCAGAATGGAGGCTCAG TTCAACATCCCCCATCTTTGTGTTTGTGCTCAGGGGGGAGTATGCTTTTGCCCTTTGATCGTGACACAGAGCTCACACCACTCGACCTGGTCTGGGCTAAGTGTCGTGGATATCCATCCTATCCAGCAATG GTTGTTGACCCTGACATGCCTCAGGAAGGGCTTCTTCACAACGGCATCCCCATCCCCGTGCCTCCTGGGGACGTGCTCAAGCTGGGGGAGCGAAGGCAGAAGGAGACTGGGGAGAGGCACTACCTTGTGCTGTTCTTCGACACCAAAAGGACCTG GCAATGGCTGCCACGGGACAAGTTGCTGCAAATGGGGATGGATGACACGGTGGACAAACTGCGCCTGATGGAGGGCAAGAAGCCTAGCGTCCGCAAGTCTGTACACACGGCATACGACCGTGCCATGGTACACCTGAACCACGTTATCAACCACGTCAAGGGGAACCTCAGTTTCAACCCCTCCAATTTTATATGA
- the LOC121574847 gene encoding bromodomain and PHD finger-containing protein 3 isoform X1, which yields MRRLRRRGCRAGVVGLEMGRGRGRGRGRGKGSSVQLRPPSPYRLQLSPSRETLTYAQAQKMVEVDLDGRLHRINITDPLPVITEDEMMAQDIVECNSNKENSEQTQSRARPGRKPPNPKGRRRESKTSSHQSRRSGSQQHTQSHTNSSQHPSHQSPLPEPTFRVLDCPCPLDTPPLPVAYYRFVEKSGEEQDCEAEYDMDEEDLAWLEMVNQKRVSDGHASVSPDTFELLIDRLERESIMESRSQALSQSAMDEDAFCCVCLDDECLNSNVILFCDICNLAVHQECYGVPYIPEGQWLCRCCLQSPSRPVDCVLCPNRGGAFKQTSDGRWAHVVCAIWIPEVCFANTVFLEPVEGVKNIPSARWKLTCYLCKQKGRGASIQCHKANCYRAFHVSCAQKAGLFMKIDPVRETGVNGTTFSVKKTAFCENHSPVGSRRDGSGDEAVEGRLVGGRGNRGQRSYTQSPPAPPSKKTPKGQKKKGKKSLAGQTTRRAAVPVLLVPQIPSHRLNKICIGVAVQRKNQFMQRLHNYWLLKRQSRNGMPLIRRLHSHLQAQKTAEQREPDEKLSAAREELRYWQKLRQDLERARLLVELVRKRERLKREQMKLQQAALELKLTPALILLRSTLDQLQEKDTAQIFSQPVNLAEVPDYLEFISKPMDLSSMRAKLEAHAYCSTADLEGDFNLMVSNCLRYNSKETAFHRAALHLREVGGAVLRHAHRQAQTIGLDPSTGMHLPDSPNKQGFYQCTWEDVDSLLDPDNRLHLSTEEQLKALLDKLDMVASMRSSGGRTKRIRLLRREINTVTHKQQRSLSHNGKEEDEEEEEEGKKDNVENGPLTSASTPGKDDSPPTLEPSCPASSPLPGDAPPEPPVLGLVAAGRRSPGRSYKRQRSSLSGGKGLSDDDAEVGETATPCKQKEDSQKVSPLQTPSPPTNACPLVGVGRRTSVLFKKAKNGARLAKIRAAQLQYVGTNEGKTNGLDSSLTITNPPSESDLSTSTPPPTPSSPSSHRLRSRGPSSDSEGDKPLPLVKVEGKRGQIMMMTSRMCILVGFTNGLGKHQDDSSDLASNDQKHSAPPPPKRSRGKPALAKVPESQNGGSGDCVQAPQTFGSDKRATISTSRGSMLLPFDRDTELTPLDLVWAKCRGYPSYPAMVVDPDMPQEGLLHNGIPIPVPPGDVLKLGERRQKETGERHYLVLFFDTKRTWQWLPRDKLLQMGMDDTVDKLRLMEGKKPSVRKSVHTAYDRAMVHLNHVINHVKGNLSFNPSNFI from the exons ATGAGGAGGCTGCGGAGGAGGGGATGCAGGGCAGGTGTAGTTGGCCTTGAGATGGGCAGGGGCCgaggcagggggagggggaggggcaaggGCTCCAGTGTTCAGCTGCGGCCGCCTTCCCCCTATAGACTGCAGCTATCTCCATCTAGAGAAACTTTGACCTATGCTCAGGCCCAGAAGATGGTGGAGGTGGACCTGGATGGAAGGCTTCACAGGATCAACATCACTGACCCTCTCCCAGTCATCACAGAGGATGAGATGATGGCTCAGGACATTGTTGAGTGCAACAGTAACAAAGAGAACAGCGAACAAACCCAGAGCAGAGCCAGACCAGGGCGTAAACCTCCCAACCCAAAGGGCCGCAGGAGGGAAAGCAAAACCTCATCTCACCAGAGCCGACGTTCTGGCAGTCAGCAGCACACTCAAAGCCACACCAATTCCTCCCAACACCCTTCCCACCAAAGCCCTCTCCCCGAGCCCACCTTCCGTGTGCTTGACTGCCCGTGTCCTTTAGACACACCTCCCCTCCCTGTGGCCTACTACCGTTTCGTAGAGAAGTCAGGGGAGGAGCAGGACTGTGAGGCAGAGTACGACATGGATGAGGAGGACCTGGCCTGGCTGGAGATGGTCAACCAGAAGAGGGTATCTGATGGCCACGCGTCCGTCTCCCCAGACACCTTTGAGCTGCTGATCGACCGTCTGGAGAGGGAGTCCATCATGGAGTCACGGAGCCAGGCCCTGTCCCAGAGTGCCATGGATGAGGACGCCTTCTGCTGCGTCTGCCTGGACGACGAGTGTCTCAACAGCAACGTCATCCTATTCTGTGACATCTGCAACCTGGCCGTCCACCAGGAGTGTTACGGCGTGCCGTACATCCCTGAGGGCCAGTGGCTGTGCCGCTGCTGTCTGCAGTCCCCCTCGCGCCCCGTGGACTGTGTGCTCTGCCCCAACCGGGGAGGTGCCTTCAAACAGACTAGTGATGGACGCTGGGCCCACGTTGTCTGTGCCATATGGATCCCAGAGGTGTGCTTTGCCAACACGGTATTCCTGGAGCCAGTGGAGGGGGTGAAGAACATCCCCTCAGCCCGCTGGAAGCTCACCTGCTACCTGTGCAAGCAGAAAGGCAGGGGCGCGTCCATCCAGTGCCACAAGGCCAACTGCTACCGGGCCTTCCATGTCAGCTGTGCCCAGAAAGCTGGCCTCTTCATGAAGATCGACCCGGTCCGGGAGACTGGGGTCAACGGAACCACCTTCTCTGTGAAGAAGACTGCCTTCTGTGAGAATCACTCCCCAGTCGGGTCACGGCGAGATGGGTCAGGTGATGAGGCGGTGGAGGGAAGGTTGGTAGGAGGCAGGGGGAACAGGGGTCAAAGGTCATACACTCAGAGCCCCCCGGCACCGCCCAGTAAAAAGACTCCCAAAGGCCAGAAGAAGAAAGGAAAGAAGAGCCTTGCTGGTCAGACGACCCGCCGTGCCGCTGTGCCTGTGCTGCTGGTGCCTCAGATCCCCTCTCACAG GCTGAACAAGATTTGCATTGGGGTTGCTGTCCAGAGGAAGAACCAGTTCATGCAGAGGCTTCACAACTACTGGCTGCTGAAACGTCAGTCCCGAAATGGCATGCCTCTCATCCGCCGCCTGCACTCCCATCTGCAGGCTCAGAAGACTGCTGAGCAG AGGGAGCCAGATGAGAAGCTTAGTGCGGCGAGGGAGGAGCTTCGTTACTGGCAGAAGTTGCGGCAGGACCTGGAGAGAGCCCGGCTCCTGGTGGAACTCgtccgcaagagagagagactaaagaGAGAGCAG atgaAACTTCAGCAGGCTGCTCTGGAGCTGAAGTTGACCCCTGCGTTAATACTGCTGCGTTCCACCCTGGACCAGCTTCAGGAGAAGGACACCGCACAGATCTTCTCTCAACCTGTCAATCTAGCAGAG GTGCCGGACTATCTGGAGTTCATCTCCAAGCCCATGGACTTATCCAGCATGCGTGCCAAACTGGAAGCCCATGCTTACTGCTCCACAGCCGACCTGGAGGGGGACTTTAACCTCATGGTGTCCAACTGCCTGAGGTACAACTCCAAGGAGACCGCGTTCCACCGAGCCGCCCTGCACCTACGGGAGGTGGGAGGAGCCGTCCTCCGCCACGCCCACAGACAGGCGCAGACCATCGGGTTGGACCCCAGCACGGGCATGCACCTCCCAGACTCTCCCAACAAGCAGGGCTTCTACCAATGCACCTGGGAGGACG TGGACTCCCTCCTGGATCCAGACAACAGGCTCCACCTATCCACAGAGGAGCAGCTGAAGGCTCTGCTGGATAAGCTGGACATGGTGGCATCCATGCGCTCCAGTGGAGGACGAACCAAACGCATCCGGCTGCTGCGTAGAGAGATCAACACGGTCACGCACAAACAGCAGCGCTCACTGTCGCACAATGggaaagaagaagatgaagaagaggaggaggagggaaagaagGACAATGTGGAGAACGGTCCTTTAACATCAGCCTCTACTCCGGGGAAAG ATGACTCTCCACCAACACTAGAGCCTTCATGCCCAGCGTCGTCCCCCCTGCCAGGCGATGCCCCACCTGAGCCACCTGTACTGGGCCTAGTGGCCGCAGGGCGAAGGTCACCAGGACGCTCTTACAAGCGGCAGAGATCCTCCCTGAGTGGGGGCAAAGGGCTGAGTGACGATGATGCTGAAGTTGGGGAGACAGCGACACCGTGCAAACAGAAGGAGGATTCTCAAAAGGTCTCTCCTTTACAGACTCCCAGTCCCCCCACTAACGCCTGTCCTTTGGTTGGAGTTGGCCGGCGCACATCTGTTCTGTTCAAGAAAGCTAAAAATGGAGCGAGACTGGCAAAGATCAGAGCAGCTCAGTTACAGTATGTAGGGACCAATGAGGGTAAAACCAATGGCTTGGACAGTTCCCTCACCATTACAAACCCTCCCAGTGAGAGTGACCTTtccacctccacccctccccccacACCCTCCTCACCGTCATCCCACCGCCTGAGGTCCAGAGGGCCCAGCTCTGACAGCGAGGGAGACAAGCCCCTCCCCCTCGTCAAAGTGGAAG GGAAGAGAGGGCAGATAATGATGATGACATCCAGAATGTGTATTCTAGTAGGCTTTACAAATGGGCTAGGAAAGCACCAAGATGACTCCTCAGACCTAGCATCCAACGACCAAAAACACAG TGCCCCCCCGCCACCCAAACGCAGCCGTGGTAAACCAGCTTTGGCTAAAGTCCCAGAGAGCCAGAATGGAGGCTCAGGTGACTGTGTTCAGGCACCACAGACCTTTGGGTCAGACAAAAGAGCTACAATTTCAACTTCCA GGGGGAGTATGCTTTTGCCCTTTGATCGTGACACAGAGCTCACACCACTCGACCTGGTCTGGGCTAAGTGTCGTGGATATCCATCCTATCCAGCAATG GTTGTTGACCCTGACATGCCTCAGGAAGGGCTTCTTCACAACGGCATCCCCATCCCCGTGCCTCCTGGGGACGTGCTCAAGCTGGGGGAGCGAAGGCAGAAGGAGACTGGGGAGAGGCACTACCTTGTGCTGTTCTTCGACACCAAAAGGACCTG GCAATGGCTGCCACGGGACAAGTTGCTGCAAATGGGGATGGATGACACGGTGGACAAACTGCGCCTGATGGAGGGCAAGAAGCCTAGCGTCCGCAAGTCTGTACACACGGCATACGACCGTGCCATGGTACACCTGAACCACGTTATCAACCACGTCAAGGGGAACCTCAGTTTCAACCCCTCCAATTTTATATGA